Below is a window of bacterium DNA.
TTTCCTTCTTTTTGTCCGCCTGAATATCTTTCATCTCCTGGTCTTTTATAGGGCCACCAGAAACCTTCTTTTCTCAACACAAAATTTATTCCTGAAACTGCCAGTCCTCCAAAACCACCAGAAAGTTCAGGATTTGGTTCTATCATTTTAACTTTTGCTTCAACTATTATATCCTCAGGTAATTCATCTTTTATTGTTGCTGCTCCTCCATATTTTGTTGTCTGTAAAACTCCATCTTTTATTTCCCATGAATGTTGTGAATCAAGTTTCCACTTATCTGATATTTTTTCTCCTGAAAAATCATCTGAAAATATTACCTCCATTTCCTGACATTTAACCTTAAAACTTAAAACAAACAAAAAAATTAAACTTAAAATAAAATACTTTTTAATCATCTTTTACCTCCATACTTAATTTTTCAAAACTCCTCCATAATTTAACTGTTATTTCAAACAAATCTTCTTCCCTTTCTATGCCCTTAATTCCTTCAAATACAACAGGATATCTGTAATCAATTTTATCAAGTATTTTATTTATCTTTATCCAGTTAATTATCCCAAGCCCTGGGACCAAATGTAAATCATATTTTGAAATGTTTTCGTCATCAATATTTATTTTATCCTTATTGCCTAAATTATCATGAAAATGTGTTGTAAAAAGTTTAGTACCTATACTCTCAAGTTCTTCATAAACTG
It encodes the following:
- a CDS encoding sugar phosphate isomerase/epimerase, whose amino-acid sequence is PYPYVNRVKYILEIIEKVERENLGICFDSGHSNISTESVYEELESIGTKLFTTHFHDNLGNKDKINIDDENISKYDLHLVPGLGIINWIKINKILDKIDYRYPVVFEGIKGIEREEDLFEITVKLWRSFEKLSMEVKDD